One genomic segment of Bacillota bacterium includes these proteins:
- a CDS encoding chemotaxis protein CheX, protein MKAQFINPFVSAAYQVLETEVGAKIERGRLALQESRFTGHDITVLIGVTGQLRGIVMYSMNEGTARSLIEVMLGQSVEEFDSLAESGIGELGNVITGLAGSELERLGYIVKITPPTIVRGKDAVISTVNLKRLVIPLVTQYGPIEIGVALEECPKPTSSCVVPLARNQ, encoded by the coding sequence GTGAAGGCCCAATTTATAAATCCGTTTGTAAGTGCAGCTTACCAGGTTCTCGAAACCGAAGTCGGCGCCAAGATTGAGAGAGGACGTCTTGCACTCCAGGAATCACGCTTCACCGGCCACGACATTACAGTTCTGATAGGTGTGACGGGACAGCTGAGAGGTATTGTCATGTATAGTATGAACGAAGGAACGGCTAGAAGCCTCATAGAGGTCATGCTAGGCCAATCGGTAGAGGAATTCGATAGTCTCGCAGAAAGTGGAATAGGCGAGCTCGGCAATGTCATTACCGGTTTGGCAGGCTCGGAACTTGAAAGATTGGGTTACATAGTCAAAATAACGCCTCCTACTATTGTCCGAGGCAAAGATGCCGTAATATCCACGGTAAACCTCAAAAGGCTTGTGATACCCTTGGTTACCCAATACGGCCCTATAGAGATTGGGGTTGCACTTGAGGAATGCCCAAAGCCAACATCCTCATGCGTAGTGCCCTTGGCCAGGAATCAATAG
- a CDS encoding response regulator, whose translation MGKVLIVDDAAFMRLRVANLLKGKDYTVIEASNGQEAIQKYLEEKPDVVLLDITMPVMDGLTALKEIISLDPKAKIVMCSALGQESIVIEAIKNGARDFVVKPFQPDKILAAVGRFALQG comes from the coding sequence ATGGGCAAGGTGTTGATCGTGGATGACGCAGCCTTTATGCGGCTTAGGGTTGCGAACCTCCTGAAGGGCAAGGACTATACGGTAATAGAAGCATCAAACGGTCAGGAGGCAATCCAGAAATACTTAGAAGAGAAACCTGACGTGGTGCTTCTTGATATTACTATGCCCGTGATGGATGGTTTGACAGCATTAAAAGAAATCATTTCCTTAGATCCCAAAGCCAAGATTGTCATGTGCAGTGCGCTTGGACAGGAATCAATAGTGATAGAAGCTATCAAGAATGGTGCGAGAGACTTTGTGGTAAAGCCATTCCAACCTGACAAAATACTGGCTGCAGTAGGCAGATTTGCCCTCCAAGGATAA
- a CDS encoding OmpA family protein yields MAIKTLFGSKKRNEESPEWLLTYADMVTLLLTFFVLLYSYSRVDLKRFQQALASFRRTLAITSVEPVIVPQILDNTKAPPGISDEELYNKLRNLIQREGLAGKVTVSSEKRGIMIRLKEQVFFDLGKSELRPEALPVLQKIAAVLREIPDRDLRVEGHTDDLPINTILYPSNWELSAARAGAVVRYFINNCGLKPWRFEIVGCAEYRPEYPNTDPHWRQLNRRVEIVIKRRT; encoded by the coding sequence TTGGCTATAAAAACTCTGTTCGGTTCCAAGAAAAGAAATGAAGAATCGCCTGAATGGCTCTTGACATATGCAGACATGGTAACCCTCCTTCTAACGTTCTTTGTACTTCTTTATAGCTACTCTAGGGTAGACCTTAAGAGATTTCAGCAGGCCCTGGCATCGTTTAGGAGGACATTGGCAATCACGTCCGTTGAGCCAGTGATAGTCCCACAGATTCTTGACAATACCAAGGCACCTCCGGGCATATCTGATGAGGAGCTCTACAATAAACTCCGCAATTTGATACAGAGAGAAGGCCTAGCAGGAAAGGTAACTGTCTCCTCCGAAAAGCGCGGGATTATGATAAGGCTTAAGGAACAGGTCTTCTTTGACTTGGGAAAGAGCGAACTGCGGCCAGAAGCCCTTCCTGTTCTACAGAAGATCGCCGCGGTTTTAAGGGAGATTCCCGATAGGGATTTGAGGGTGGAGGGACATACAGATGACCTGCCCATAAATACCATACTTTACCCCTCTAACTGGGAGCTTTCCGCAGCCCGTGCCGGGGCTGTAGTAAGGTATTTCATTAACAACTGCGGACTTAAACCCTGGAGGTTTGAAATCGTAGGGTGCGCGGAATATAGGCCTGAATATCCCAACACAGACCCCCACTGGAGGCAGTTAAATCGCAGGGTAGAAATTGTGATAAAAAGAAGAACGTAG
- a CDS encoding motility protein A (Homolog of MotA, appears to be involved in motility on surfaces and under different ionic conditions. With MotS (a MotB homolog) forms the ion channels that couple flagellar rotation to proton/sodium motive force across the membrane and forms the stator elements of the rotary flagellar machine.), with protein MDPASIIGLISGVILILAAITMGGSVKIFLDLPSLLITMGGTFAGVLINYSISDILGLLSVVKNAFIVRLPKIQDVIEEMVRLSEVARKDGVLALESAELTIKDEFLAKGIELIVDGHDHDTIKQMLEIELASLESRHALGQRILRTMASLAPAFGMIGTLIGLIQMLRSLDSPDKIGPGMAVALLTSLYGSLWANLICNPLAGKLELRSEQEMFVKILMLEGLLAIWKEDSPRLIREKLYRFLSPKKRNEGSESIISQRPQKEGEAQPDISGEAAAI; from the coding sequence ATGGACCCGGCTTCGATCATAGGCCTCATATCAGGGGTAATCTTGATATTAGCCGCGATTACCATGGGCGGTTCCGTTAAAATCTTCCTTGACCTGCCCTCCCTTTTGATAACAATGGGCGGCACTTTTGCAGGAGTCTTAATCAACTATTCAATTTCTGATATTCTGGGACTACTTTCTGTCGTAAAAAACGCCTTCATCGTAAGGCTCCCTAAGATACAAGATGTAATCGAAGAGATGGTAAGACTTTCAGAGGTGGCCCGAAAGGATGGAGTCCTGGCACTTGAGTCCGCTGAACTCACCATAAAAGATGAGTTCTTAGCTAAGGGAATTGAACTGATTGTCGATGGTCATGACCATGATACCATAAAACAGATGTTGGAAATAGAGCTTGCATCCCTTGAATCAAGACATGCCCTGGGACAGCGAATTCTGAGAACAATGGCCTCTCTGGCACCGGCATTTGGAATGATAGGAACCCTGATAGGGTTGATTCAAATGCTGAGAAGCCTTGACAGCCCGGACAAGATCGGACCGGGAATGGCCGTGGCTCTGCTTACAAGCCTTTACGGGTCCCTGTGGGCAAATCTCATCTGCAATCCGCTTGCCGGAAAACTTGAATTAAGAAGCGAGCAAGAAATGTTTGTAAAAATCCTCATGCTGGAGGGTTTGCTGGCGATCTGGAAGGAAGATTCCCCCAGGCTGATAAGGGAAAAGTTATACCGGTTCCTCTCACCCAAAAAGCGAAATGAGGGGTCGGAAAGCATAATCAGCCAGCGACCTCAGAAAGAAGGCGAAGCTCAACCGGATATCTCAGGCGAAGCAGCAGCTATCTGA